A portion of the Cryptomeria japonica chromosome 5, Sugi_1.0, whole genome shotgun sequence genome contains these proteins:
- the LOC131042067 gene encoding pentatricopeptide repeat-containing protein At2g13600 — translation MLFTANLNIRALCREGQLMEALHILSSTHNPSVDCSTYLQVVHTCITKKAFSEGKLVHSFIIDRGLTFTAATFFQNKLINMYVKCGSLMDARRVFDHMREPDVFSWNMMISAYRRREFPQEALTLFCRMLQTATKPDQFIFASILPACAELGALEQGMQIHERILESGFLLDVVIGSTLVDMYAKCGSIQKARELFDKMPQRDVVSWNGMITGYAQNGVLDEALRLFKNMPQPNLVSWNAVIGGYVQNGLSEEALEIFRQMQQTGVEPDHFTFASILSACAKMGSLKKGMEFLRSIIESRFSSNVMVVNALLDMFGKCGSMQKARDLFDKLHHPNVVSWTAMITGYAQNGFLDEALKFFEEMPEPNVVSWNAIIAGFAQTGFVEKALEIFQQMQQSSVQADQFTFASVLQACAKIGAMKQGMEIHQRIVENGFLSNAVVANGLIDMYAKCGNIQKAHKLFDKMHHPDMISWTAMIAGCAQSGLLDEASRFFQQMPQPNVVAWNAIIAGYAQNGLVEKALQNLKQLQQTGVRPDQFTFASILPACAKMGALEQGMELHQRIIKSGFLSNVIVANALIDMYSKCGSIQMSHELFNKMDHPNVVSWTAMIAGYAMQGYGKDALKLFTLMTHSGTYPDRVSFVCVLFACSHIGLVDEGCKYFSDMSDSYSIVPTMDHYVCMVDLLGRAGYLEEALKFIIKIPIKPDVVMWMCLLGACRSHKNTELGEFLATLLFELDPKKCCTISSSVRHLCRSGKVGSTSKVK, via the coding sequence ATGCTGTTCACTGCCAACCTTAATATCAGAGCACTCTGTAGAGAAGGGCAATTGATGGAGGCGCTACATATTCTCTCTTCTACACACAACCCATCTGTAGACTGTTCTACATATCTCCAAGTAGTGCATACCTGCATTACAAAGAAAGCCTTTTCAGAGGGTAAGCTTGTCCACTCTTTCATCATTGACAGAGGACTGACATTTACTGCAGCCACATTTTTTCAAAACAAACTCATCAATATGTATGTCAAGTGCGGAAGTTTGATGGATGCTCGCAGAGTTTTCGACCACATGAGAGAACCAGACGTTTTCTCGTGGAATATGATGATTTCAGCTTACAGAAGACGTGAGTTTCCTCAGGAAGCGTTAACCCTGTTTTGCCGAATGCTACAAACAGCTACCAAGCCTGATCAGTTCATATTTGCCAGCATTCTTCCAGCTTGTGCTGAATTGGGAGCTTTAGAACAGGGTATGCAGATACATGAAAGGATACTTGAAAGTGGGTTTTTATTAGATGTTGTAATTGGGAGTACCCTcgtagatatgtatgcaaaatgtggaagcatacagaAAGCAagagaattgtttgacaaaatgcctcaacgaGATGTTGTTTCATGGAATGGGATGAttacaggatatgcacaaaatggtgtTCTTGACGAGGCTTTAAGGCTTTTCAAAAATATGCCTCAACCGAATCTGGTGTCATGGAATGCAGTTATTGGTGGGTATGTACAAAATGGGTTGAGTGAAGAGGCTTTGGAAATTTTTAGGCAAATGCAACAAACCGGGGTTGAACCTGATCATTTCACCTTTGCCAGCATCCTatcagcctgtgccaaaatgggatctTTGAAAAAGGGTATGGAGTTTCTTCGAAGTATAATCGAAAGTCGATTTTCATCCAATGTTATGGTTGTCAACGCCCTGTTAGACATGTTCGGCAAATGTGGAAGCATGCAGAAGGCTCGCGATTTGTTTGACAAATTGCATCATCCAAATGTGgtttcatggactgcaatgattacGGGGTATGCTCAAAATGGTTTCCTTGATGAGGCTCTGAAGTTTTTTGAAGAAATGCCTGAGCCAAATGTCGTCTCATGGAACGCAATCATTGCAGGATTTGCGCAGACTGGCTTCGTCGAAAAAGCTTTAGAGATTTTTCAGCAAATGCAACAATCAAGCGTCCAAGCGGATCAGTTCACATTTGCTAGCGTTCTTCAAGCCTGTGCTAAAATAGGAGCTATGAAACAGGGTATGGAGATTCATCAAAGAATAGTTGAAAACGGGTTTCTGTCAAATGCTGTAGTTGCAAATGGCCTGATAGATATGTACGCTAAATGTGGGAACATACAGAAGGCACACAAGTTGTTTGACAAAATGCATCATCCAGATATGATCTCATGGACTGCGATGATTGCAGGATGTGCACAAAGTGGTCTTCTTGACGAAGCCTCGAGGTTTTTCCAACAAATGCCTCAGCCAAACGTTGTCGCATGGAATGCAAtcattgctggatatgcacaaaatgggctTGTTGAAAAAGCCCTGCAGAATCTCAAACAACTGCAACAAACAGGTGTCCGGCCTGATCAGTTCACCTTTGCCAGCATCCtaccagcctgtgccaaaatgggagctttggagcaGGGTATGGAGCTCCATCAAAGAATAATCAAAAGTGGGTTTTTGTCAAATGTCATCGTTGcaaatgccctgatagacatgtattCCAAATGTGGAAGCATACAGATGTCACATGAGTTGTTCAACAAAATGGATCATCCAAATGTGGTTTCGTGGACtgcgatgattgcaggatatgcaatgCAGGGCTATGGAAAGGATGCCCTCAAACTCTTTACACTAATGACTCACTCCGGAACCTACCCCGACCGTGTAAGCTTTGTGTGTGTTCTGTTTGCATGCAGCCATATAGGCTTAGTGGATGAGGGCTGTAAATACTTCAGTGACATGAGTGACTCTTACTCCATTGTGCCTACAATGGATCATTATGTAtgcatggttgaccttcttggcCGTGCTGGCTATCTTGAGGAAGCTCTAAAAtttatcatcaaaataccaattAAACCGGATGTGGTTATGTGGATGTGTTTGCTTGGTGCTTGTAGATCACATAAGAATACAGAATTAGGAGAGTTTTTGGCAACTCTTCTTTTTGAATTGGATCCAAAAAAATGCTGCACCATAAGTTCTTCTGTCAGACATCTATGCAGAAGTGGGAAAGTGGGGTCAACATCAAAAGTTAAGTAG